Sequence from the Nocardioides exalbidus genome:
AGGTCCTCGGCCTCGGCGAGCGCGACGACGTGGTCGGCCACCTCGGCGAGCGCGGCCTGCGAGTAGTCGACGACGTGCATCGACCGCGTGAAGGCGCGCACCGACAGCCCGCTGGAGTGGCAGGCGCAGCCCGCGGTGGGCAGCACGTGGTTGGAGCCGGCGCAGTAGTCGCCGACGGAGACCGGTGCCCACGGGCCGATGAACACGGCACCGGCGTTGCGCACCCGGGCGGCGTGCGCGCGCGCGTCGGCGGTGTGGATCTCGAGGTGCTCGGCGGCGTAGGCGTTGACGACGTCGACGCCCTGGTCCATGTCGTCGACCAGCACGATCCCGGACTGGCGGCCGTCGAGGGCCGTCCGGATCCGCTCGGTGTGGCGGGTGGCGAAGACCTGCTTGTCGAGCTCGGCCTCGACGGCGTCGGCCAGCGCGAGCGAGTCGGTGACGAGCACCGAACCGGCCATGGGGTCGTGCTCGGCCTGGCTGATCAGGTCGGCGGCGACGAACGCCGCGTCGGCGCTGTCGTCGGCCAGGATGGCGATCTCGGTCGGCCCGGCCTCCGAGTCGATGCCGACCACGCCGCGCAGCAGCCGCTTGGCGGCGGCGACGTAGACGTTGCCGGGACCGGTGACCAGGTCGACCCGCTCGCACGGGCCGGCGCCGTGGGCGAACATCGCGATCGCCTGCGCACCGCCGACGGCGTACACCTCGTCGACGCCGAGCAGCGCGCACGCGGCCAGGATCGTCGGCTCGGGCAGCCCGCCGCTGTTCTTCTGCGGGGGGCTGGCCAGCGCGATCGAGCGCACGCCGGCGACCTGCGCCGGGACGACGTTCATCACGACGCTGCTCACCAAAGGGGCGAGCCCGCCGGGGACGTAGAGCCCGACGCGGTCGATCGGCACCTTGCGGTGCGTGACGACGGCGCCCGGCGCGAGCTCGCTGGTCACGTCGTGCTCGAGCTCGGCGGCACAGGTGATCCGCAGGCGCCGGATCGACTCCTCGAGCCCGGCCCGGACGGCCGGGTCGAGGGTCTCCAGAGCGGTGGTGATGGCCTCGCGCGGCACGGCGATCTCATCGCTCTCGACCCCGTCGAACCGGGCGGACAGCTCGGTGATCGCCTCGACCCCACGGGCCCGGACGGCGTCGATGATGGGCTGCACCTGATGCGTGGCGGCCTCGACGTCGAACTCGGCGCGAGGCACGCTCGCGCGGTAGTCGACGGACGCCGGGTCGGCGCCCCTCAGGTCGATGCGGCGGATCAGGGACATGGTCCGATCCTAGTTTCACCCGGCGGGTCGACCGGCATCGCGGGCCCGGCGTGGACAGCCTCCGGCTAGGGTCGGAGGGTGAGCGAGCAGCTGCCGATGTTTCCGCTGAACACCGTGGTGTTCCCGGGGATGAGCCTGCCGCTGCACGTCTTCGAGGACCGCTACCGCCTCCTGGTGCGCCACCTGCTCACCGTGGAGGACCCGGCCCAGCGTGTCTTCGGCACCGTCGCGATCCGGGAGGGCTACGAGGTCGGTGACCACGGTGCCCAGTCGGTCTACCGCGTCGGGTGC
This genomic interval carries:
- the hisD gene encoding histidinol dehydrogenase is translated as MSLIRRIDLRGADPASVDYRASVPRAEFDVEAATHQVQPIIDAVRARGVEAITELSARFDGVESDEIAVPREAITTALETLDPAVRAGLEESIRRLRITCAAELEHDVTSELAPGAVVTHRKVPIDRVGLYVPGGLAPLVSSVVMNVVPAQVAGVRSIALASPPQKNSGGLPEPTILAACALLGVDEVYAVGGAQAIAMFAHGAGPCERVDLVTGPGNVYVAAAKRLLRGVVGIDSEAGPTEIAILADDSADAAFVAADLISQAEHDPMAGSVLVTDSLALADAVEAELDKQVFATRHTERIRTALDGRQSGIVLVDDMDQGVDVVNAYAAEHLEIHTADARAHAARVRNAGAVFIGPWAPVSVGDYCAGSNHVLPTAGCACHSSGLSVRAFTRSMHVVDYSQAALAEVADHVVALAEAEDLPSHGQAVTVRFDASRSETRAES